Below is a window of Zymoseptoria tritici IPO323 chromosome 9, whole genome shotgun sequence DNA.
GAAGCCTCCGCTACGCCAGACGTCCCCGCGAAACTATCACGACATCCTTCAAAGGCAGGCGGAAAGGAGAATCGTGATCCTCTCCCTACGGTTGCTGTAGAAGATGTCGATGCCGGCACTCCGCAGCCCGATGATGAGTCTGCCGTCGATCTCGTTGACATGCAAGAAGCCGCGGCGTCCGCGAAAGCTATTCCCGACACAGTCCCCTACTCCCGTGAAGAAGAAATAGAAAAGCTCCGGACCGGAGGTAGTATGACCCAGAATCAAACCGAAATCAGCCGCGTCCGCAACTTGGAGCGAGTTCAAATGGGCAATCATGAGATTGAGCCGTGGTACTTCTCCCCCTATCCAGCCGAATTCACCGACTGCGACATGGTCTATATTTGCGAGTTCTGCCTCTGCTACTTTGGCAGCAATTTTCAGTTCAAACGCCATCGCGGAAAGTGCCAGCTGTTCCATCCTCCTGGCAATGAGATCTACCGCGACGACaacgtctccttcttcgaaATCGACGGTCGGAGGCAAAGGACATGGTGTCGCAACCTCTGCTTACTGTCCAAACTCTTCCTCGACCACAAGACCCTCTACTACGACGTCGAccccttcctcttctactGCATGACCACCCGTTCCGAGCACGGCCACCACCTTATCGGATACTTCTCCAAAGAAAAGGAGTCCGCAGAAGGCTACAACGTGGCCTGTATTCTCACCCTCCCACAACATCAGCGAAAAGGCTACGgcgccctcctcatccaaTTCTCCTACGAACTCTCCAAAATCGAAGGCAAACTTGGATCCCCAGAGAAACCCCTGTCCGATCTCGGTCTGCTCGGGTACAGGGCTTACTGGCAGGAAATGATCGTCgacgtcctcctcgagcGGGAAGCGGAGAACCCCGGCAGCACGGGTGGTATCGCGGTGGAAGAGCTGGGCGCCACGCTGGCGATGACGACGAATGATGTGCTGCATACGTTGCAGAATTTGAATATGCTGAGGTATAGCCAGAAGAACCATGTGATTGTGTTGACGGATGCGGTGGTcgcggcgagggagaggaggaaggagaaggagaagattaAGGGGAAGAGGTTGATTGAGCCGGAGAAGTTGATTTGGAAACCGCCTGTTTTTGCGGCGAGTGCGAGGACGTGGAATTGGTAGGGTGGAATTGGGAGGTGGGATGGGTTGCTTGGGAAAGGCGTTTGGTGGGATTGATACCCGGGTGATATGGATGAAGCTAAGATTTGAGATATGCGGAGATGCGCGACCGTGATCGTGATGCGCGATATCGATGCCTGGTACTTTGCCCAGTGAGACACCGCTTTGCGCATGGGTGCCATGCCGCAGGGGCGAGGTGGCCTTGGCCTTGTTTATGCCGCATCCGGACATTCCTCACATTCACATTCACCTGGCCATCCCGCTCCCGCACCTTATCTTGACTTCAATGTCaacttcgacctcacctcctgaACTGGCGCCGGAAGACTGTTCCCCTATCCTCAATGCATGTGTATGTAGCACCTTCAATGAGTCCGTTACTCTCCTCTGCGTATACGCCTATGCTTCTTCGGAGCTTGGAACTACATTTCATCGGCCGTTTCTTGTGTATCTTATGGCCTCTTTGCCTCTGCCAATGTGAAGCACACGTACGGAAGTAGCAGTATCCACTTCAGACTTCGTTACGACTTCGACCCCCCCTTAAGATATCCAAGCTTGATACTGAGAGCCTCTCTGTCCTTGGTATGAGCGAACTGTGACGGCTTCCGTATGTTATGTGCACCTGCATGCTGATGCTCTGTAGGCCGATCAAGAAGATCATTGAAGAAGACTTGAACCTCCTTGAATCAGACCCATTGAGAAGGGCACGCATAGGCCAAGGCAGCAACGCCGAACGCCATCTTATTAGACGTGCGAAAATGGTAATGCACGATCGTCCGAAGGAGTCTTTCAATATCGGCCGACAGGAGTTGTTCGATATCAATGTCTGAAGTCTCACTTCCAACCAGTATCTACTACGATCGATCATGCAAGACAAGGCATGAGAAGAATTTGATCTTTTTATCATGTGCAAGGACAGCTGATAGGCACAGAAATTCACTCGCCTTGGCACATATGCATGGCGAAGTCCAAATTTCGAAGTGCAAAAATAAGACCTCAACGTCGACCGAACACGCTGAAATTTCCTGAGGTAAGAgcagacgaagaggagagcaAGGCAGTAAAGAGGGAGAGCGCCAATGTGGCAAAAAAGGTCGTACCAGGGCTCGAACCTGGGTTCCCTGAAGATCAAGATGTACTCAAAATCAGCTGTTCCAGATGTTAGCGGAGTAACGTCGAACGGAGGATGACTTTAGCTTACATGTGCTCACTGTGGCAGAGTTAGAGACTGAACGATGGTCAATGACACCAAGGGTGTGACTTGCCCACTACACTATACAACCGCATTGACAGCTGATTGGCTTCTGATATAACTTCTGCAAAGCCGGTGCGTTTATAATAGTTCTAGTCAGTTGCGACAGTGCCGAGCCTATGACGTGTTCGAGTTAACTTTCTTTAATACCAACCAGCAACAGACCATACAGACCATACAGAAGCAATGCTACACGCGTGTGTCTACGCGGACGTATGTTATATTCGCGCGCTCCCTCGTGTTTAATTAGTGCTCTTTATAGTATGGTTACCGGTAAAATTAGCcgcttactactactaactagATGTTTACtattccttactaatagcaCTAGTAGTAACTATTACTAGATTAGGAAGGAGGTCGTAAAATAAAGCTTATATTGCTAGTGTATCTACTAGTGTTATAATAGTCGATATCTCTTTAAACTCTAGCGTTTTAACCGCTCTTAATAAGCTAATATTACCCTTCTTCGTATATTCGTATTATACTACCGGCTCTTACTCCTTATTAAATACTATTATTCTATGTGTTAGTAGTCTATACTAGCTTCTTAAATAGTTACAGGCCTTAATAATGTCCTCTTATAGGTAAGAACGACGGTATCCGATTAAGTCcctactagctaagaagGCTCGTTTATCCTTATTACTTATAATTAGAATAGCTAGTATATTAAATGCTATAAGAGCGAGCTCTAGCTCCGTATAGCGGCGTTCGAACTAGTATTAAAGGAGGTTAAGGGGCTCGGTTAGCGtatcttatatatagtcggtagcgATATAGTTATTAAGGGGATCGACGCGTACGAAGGGGCTATTAAGTTTACGTCGTTTAAAGTCTCGGAGGTGTTCGTAAAGGTCGTCGCTCTCGAGAGCGCGTATAGTAGAAGGGGCGGTAGAAGGAGCGGTATAAGGGGTAGAAGGTCGGTAGTTACTATTCTAAAGGTTAATAATAAGCTCTCGAACCTACTTAATATAGCCCTATTATTTAGCGGTACTATAAAGCTAAAGGTCCTCGAACTAGCCTATTTTTAGTATTAGATTAAGGACGACGGTAGCATATACTATTAGCATCTTATTAGCGAGTTTCTAAtacttcttagcctttagctataCGTAGTTATAATAAGCTAAGAGGTAGCTAAACTACTTATTAACTAGGGCTTCCTCCTTAAATTTAGCTAAGAACTTAGAGGTATAGTCTAGCGTAAACTAAAGCGTTAGATACTACTTAAAGAAGTGCTTCCTATTGCCCTAAGTAGTTATTATTATAAGTTCGAAGACGTAGAGGGCGTTATAAAGTCGCTTAATCTACTACTAATTGTTCGCGGTAAGAGTGTTGTCTCGGACGGTGCGGTCGGATCGGAAGAGCCTATAGAACTTTATAAGGCGTTCCCTTATACTCTACGCTCGGCCGAGTATATAGTAGAAGGAGTTCTAGCGTATAGAGTTGTCttaaataagctataaggGTATTGTTATTAGTTAAAGGAAGAAGGTATATATTTTAAAGTTAGTATTCTTAGCGGGGGGTAAGGGGTTGCGGCTCTATAGTAGCGGCCGAAATTCTAACGGTAGCTCCCTAGCGTATAGGGGAGCTAATTAGAGTAGCCGCTAACGAATTTTAGCTATTCCCGTACTACTTAAGCTCTACTAGCGTTAAATCTCGAGATTCTTAAAACTTAGATTTACTTACCTTTAAATTGTTAAATATTACCGCCGCGCTAGTATAATAAACCTCTATAAACGCCTCTATCCTCTACGTCGACGCCCTAATCTACCGGataatattatatagctTTCCGATAGCTCCGCGGTTACGCTAGAACGTATCTACCGCCTCGAGAGCACCCTTCTCGACCTACTACTCTAATTCCTTTATCGCTTTACTACTCCCCTTACCGAGTAATATAGCCTTAGTaataaggttgttaatatAGCTAAGGTAGCGGAGGCGTCTACCCTTACGCTATTTAGCTATACGGTAGGGATATAGTACCTTTAGGACTAcgtcgatagtagggtcgttATTAGAGCTATTATCGGCTATAAAGTATCCGGTACGTTTCTTAATACTATATTCCTTAATAACCTctaatagtagtatagagATATTAATACTAGTATACTTACCGCGGAGCCTTCTAAACGCTAGCCTCTCGGTCCTCCTTTTACCGCTCTTATCGACGAAGTAAGTAGATATACTAAATATCGTATACGAATTCGGACTCGTCTAGCCGTCGAACGAGATATATATATTACTTAGTGCCTCCTTTAACTCCGCCCTTAACGCCTCCTTCCGAGCCTAATACTTAGCTATTACCTACCTCTaaatcgtcgaagaagcgcgAGGAAGATAGCCTACGAGGCCCTTATTTATAAAGGATATAAGAGCTCGGAAGTACTCGTTCTCGAGTATATAGAAGGTAATATAACAATATATAATCTAGCGTATAAGAAGGTGCTTAAAGCGATCTATACTATTAGTAGTTACGACCGAGATTATAGAGCTAACTATGCCCTTCTAAGCCTCCTTCCTTACTACGTTACCGTCCTTATCGATGCTATAGACCTTTAGTATATAAGTTAAAGGGCCTATGttgctattaactaccgGCAGCACCTACTTCCTTCTCTCGTCCTtatagaggtagtagtaatagtagcaTTTACCGGTGTCTAGATACACTAGCTACTTACTATACTTCTATATCTTACTCCTTCTCTTACGGAGGCTCTTAAGGCTTACGAAGTCTAGCTAACGTATATATCTTATACTATTAATGCTAATATAGTTAGGTAGTAAGGGCTTGTCGTATCTAGCATTAAAGGGATTAAGGATAAGCTTATCGGTTAATCTACCGGAGGTTAATAGCTATTAGAAGGCTATAGCAATAGTGCATTAAGAGGCTAATAAATAAGGGCAATAAGGGCAATAGTAAGAGTAAGGAATGTACGCGATATATAATAACAACGCGATAAAAGGAGGTGCGGTAGTATATCTATTAATCCTATTAGTTCGGAGCTATTTCCGCTAGTTACCGGTATATACGTAAacccttactactactaactaacaaccctaaccctaaagactatactaactagtaACCGTATAAACTACTACTAGGAactaagctaactatactaTAAAGAGCACTATGTTTAATCTCTACATTATTCTTCTACTTTATTATCTCTATTGTCTCTATTACCTCTATTTCCTTTAACATGCCTATTATCTCTATCTTTACTATTATCGTCTTTAGACTCCCCGTTGTCCTCTAGTTCCCTTAACGCTAGTCGTAACTACGTCGTAAGACGAGTTAGCGCTTTTACGCGGTAGTCGAATCTTAAACTAGTACTGGTCCTACGCTATTCCTCGCCTACGCCGCTACCTCTAAGCACATCTACATAGCCGGTATATTTACTTAATAGCTTTACAAACTCGTCCTACCGACTAGGCTTGTCGCTCTCGGTCCTTATAACGTGCCTTAGAGTACCGATAGTTAATCTACGGGTCTTTCCGGCTATCTTCGCATTAGACTTATAGACTACGAGAATGTCTAACCGGAGCTAGCGTATAGTGTAGTATAGCCTCCTTATCCTCTTAATAATTTCTAAATTAGTTGTACTagcctcttcttcttactTATCTACCTAGTCTTCCGGTCTATCCTCTCCGTTATCTCTACCGTTATCGGagtctcgtcccggcctacTAGAGTCTCGCGCGGCTATCTCTACGGATCGATTATCGACATCCGTCGTAATACTACTCGCTCCTTTACTAACCGAGCCCTCGATAGATAAGCTAGTACTGTCTCGAAGATAATCTAGCCGTAGCGCTAAGCGATTCGTACGTAATTGTTTCGCATTCCTATCTAGACGAGCTACTATTAATAGTGTCCTTACGCGTAGCACTTCTACGTACTAGACTTCGAGGTTAGAGTTATCGTTAGAGTTAGGAACCGTTATATTACGGTTACGAGTAGGAGCTAAGGATATTAGGGGAAGGATAGGCGGTAATAGGATAGGCGGTACCGGGACGATAGGAGGCGCGGGGACTATCTCTTCTTTATCTCTATCGTCTTCCGAATTAGGGATCGTTATATCGCGGTTACGAGTAGTCGCCGAGGATATAAGCGGCGTCGGGATAGGCGGTACCGAGATAGGCGGTACCGAGATAGGCGGTACCGAGATAGGCGGTACCGAGATAGGCGGTACCGAGATAGGCGGTACCGAGATAGGCGGTGCCGAGATAGGCGGTGCTAAGATAGGCGGTACTAAGATAGGCGGAGGGGCGGGCACTACGTCTTCTTTATCTCCGTCGTCTTCGGAGTTAGAAGGAGTACTATCGTCTCGTACGGTCGTTACCGATAATATAGGTATAAAGTTAGATAAGGGCTTCCCTTTAAGGCTAGAGACTTTCGGCACCTCTACTAGAGGGTCCGCTATTAGCGAAAGCTCCTCGACTTTATCGTCGGAGTCGAGTAGTACGATAGGTACTTAGCGCTATtttattactatagagcGGATGTTTAGTACGATTTCCTTATCCTCCTCGCTATCGGAAGTAACTACTATCCGTCTACCGCTCCGGGCGCGTCTAGAGCGTATAGCTAGTATTAGGTCGTTATTCTTACTTTACGCGGTTCTAGACGGTCTCCCTATAGCCGGGCTAGGCTTTCTCGAAGGCCCTCCGGGGAAATAGATAGAGTCGACTCGGCGGAAAAGGCTTATAGCGCGAGCGGTCGATTTAAGCGAGCGCTAACGGGACTCTTCCTTAAAGCTGTTTAGTATAGTAGTCGACTCTCGTATAATTCTATCTAATCCGCTCTACCTAGCGGTAGATGTACGTCCTTCCGCTCTAAAACCTAGCTAAGACTCTCTACTCTACGCTTCGCCGTAACCGCCTgtgtcacatctgcctccgccgaataccgacaatcggcatctaatcccctaccttagcggcatatgcacccctactaaggccttttaagctcgtttaagccagattgcgcctgtattataaggatatatagaatctcctccttccgagagagtatcgaatcgagtctgttctaaagtaatttatactgctactctattcttaactgcaccttttataTACGATTCGATCCTCCCTATAGTATaacgaattacttccgagatagcttcgtctcgtcccggcctattagggagcaagagcacccgtcgctatacgaacgaacccgctaacgacccgaagactatagaaacctctacttagactgccgttagcgacgacgaagacgccgaaggcgggcctaaaaccccggaagaacctatcggacactaggatgccgctaacgagggcgaagaagaactgGAGAACACTCTACCCGggggagaagaagacaatattaataaacaaatccgtaaggaagaggccgctaccgctagataggagcgcctcctctagcttagccttctctaggcacgcaacaaggctataagggaccgtatcgcctaggtatagaacggatctatccctactgtcctacccgatgccctagttcggctatctatccctaagaatacgctcctaaaggcccggaatccctatatcttcgagggaaagaaccgcgctaactaggaatagtagtaggaagatattaaccgagcaattaaccgggctagtatagctaccgacgaagaaaagatagaattcgctaaagaatagatagcgagaccctaaaagcagcactagaagcgctaccttctTAATAAGGCACCCGttcggctaatatagagcgacatatagctcgtaatactagattctataggtatAAAAGACGAACAtacctaaagagctatagacaatattaaagaggctaaatagGGCGACAAGACCCTAAccgggctaataaactacctaaaagaatagtaggataagatcggttgcaccgacattcctaggataatctataaatttaagggagctcttaccccggcggttagaaacaggctcgaataaggctaagttacccttataaccctcgtagatgcggaggaacgagctaatatatcgtaccgacagatacaggaatttaacaaaaagcgcttagcgaagacttccgtcgacgaaactaacagaaggcgcctaaacaaaaacaataagcccccgagtaggctaagaagggctaaaacccccccgaaggcggctaataaggagaagtcggctaccgcctACTAAATATATAGcaaagagggctaccggcgctaggaatgccccgataaggactagtcgggaaaagggagagcctgtagtagatctcctctaaccgctacgggttaagtctagtacttagaggcctaaagaaaggctgccgagctaggaggaattacccgaactataggggaagggctaatacgccttaaagtagagatatagggtcctaataggactaagataCTCCGAGCACTACTCGATTATagagcgcaaagcaactttatagaTAATATAgcagctaaagagctaggcctaagccccgagttagggcaaacggcctaatacgtagcACTAAACagctagaggatagctatttagggagaatgccgcgtcctgtttaaagtaacggacacttaaggacaCACGAGAGGATATATAAaaaccttcgtagtcggaagaatctataggttctaactagtcctcggcataccctagctagaacgatagaacctAAGGGTAAACTTTATCTGTAAAAGCATTACttagaaggggacgaaaggtagataatagaggccggttaggctcgtcttacccgaagagttctagaaggacgcctccggcatcccttcggggcgcgtttaggcccttgccGCTTAATACACAGATAACGcgctaaaagaaccggaatttctaagcgaattctcggatttcgcagacgttttcgtagaaggaaacgagtcccttctccctaAGATagggccgaataagcttagtatcgacctcgaagaaggcaaggaggcccTATACGGCCTATTATACAACCTTTCTATaatagaactagagactctgcGCAACTACCTTGCTAatagcctagagaaggggtagatctgcccctcgacctccctagcgggggtaggcatcctctttgtaaagaaaaaggacagTAGCCTATATCTatacgtcgactatagggcccttaatgccgttactattaagaatagacacgccctgcccctcgtctaggaatcgctagactagttagcgccggcaaagttctttataaagctagatatacgagacgcgtactatcgcatccgaattaaggagagcgactagtagaaaactgcctttcggacaaggtatagctactttaagtaCACTATAGTCCTAtttaggctaactaacgccctagtagtgttctaaggatatataaactacgccctccggggcctactagactactatgttatagtatacctcgacgatatcttaatatacttacaagacgccgaaagctacaagaaacacgttaggatagtcctcgagagacttagaagatacCGACTCTTTGCTAAATTGTTAAAGTATAAGTTCTTTAAGCAGCAAGttagctaccttaggtttatagtaaccctaaaaggggtcgaaatagaggtagaaaggatctaagctatcgctaactagccccttccggccttagttagggataTTCgtatctttatcggatttgcgaactactaccgctagtttattaagtaattctcccgcatagctagcctactaaactacttaatagagagaggcctaaatagtgctaaaggcggacaccgacagagaaaggaggaattagttcccctcgaactccttcCTAACGTAGTATAAGCATTCTAGCagttaaagactaggtttattaaagcgcctatcttacggcatttcgacctaaaactgcctatccgcgtcgCAATAGATACCTCCGGGTTCGCCGTCGGGGCAGTACTATCCTAACCgcataaaacggagggcaaaatgcactagtacctagtagccttcttctctagcaagataaacgcggccgaaaggaactataacatacacgattaagagcttctcgctatagtcgaggcctttaagcactagagatactacgttaagggcgcttcgcactaaattaaggtcttaatagactattacaacctaaaatagtttataacaactaagcaactaagccgaagataggcaagataGGCAGAGTAGCTgttaaacgtcgacttccacataacgtacaacccggggttGCTTAAtaccgccgcggacggagtaagtaAACGCCTAGacctagaagatagggactacttAGGACAgtagattaacgaaagcgatAGTGCCCTTGTATTAGATACCCTTCGGtactaactaggtctgtccgagggaataacggccgaatctagccctgttcggtctataatagcagttataacctactatctgcagctcgctaggacctactacagcaaaacgtatataatagcgagtACTCTAATAAaagaattattagactccccgctaattaatataatacgcgaaagcctaaaacataaccctatagcatcgacagtcgaactagctataaataacccggatccgccggaatagacctaaaggtaggctatataaggcgaattcctcttctacgaacagAAACTGTACGTACCTgcgggcctagtacgcctagcagctctctattagtgctataacgatcccctagctagctactttagttttaaacggaccctagagctgttACAAcagtcgttctactagctagacataagaaaatatgttaaggactacgtaaacagctgctagatatgcgatagggcgaagctatagcgatatagcctatatagagaactctataCGGAAACtctactaaacgggccctaggaggacctaatattag
It encodes the following:
- the HAM2402 gene encoding histone acetyltransferase, MYST family (A member of the MYST acetyltransferase family similar to the Saccharomyces cerevisiae ESA1 protein); its protein translation is MAPHGDNKHGGSGGDDVKPERGMATLSTLRIGTKAMVKKSDETRKAEILSMQTRKGLPTFYVHYEDFNKRLDEWVSADRLDLTQEVEWPIPEKPDNKTKQKTAQQSKSQQQSKTDSKSQTKAGQKRSRSGTATREASATPDVPAKLSRHPSKAGGKENRDPLPTVAVEDVDAGTPQPDDESAVDLVDMQEAAASAKAIPDTVPYSREEEIEKLRTGGSMTQNQTEISRVRNLERVQMGNHEIEPWYFSPYPAEFTDCDMVYICEFCLCYFGSNFQFKRHRGKCQLFHPPGNEIYRDDNVSFFEIDGRRQRTWCRNLCLLSKLFLDHKTLYYDVDPFLFYCMTTRSEHGHHLIGYFSKEKESAEGYNVACILTLPQHQRKGYGALLIQFSYELSKIEGKLGSPEKPLSDLGLLGYRAYWQEMIVDVLLEREAENPGSTGGIAVEELGATLAMTTNDVLHTLQNLNMLRYSQKNHVIVLTDAVVAARERRKEKEKIKGKRLIEPEKLIWKPPVFAASARTWNW